Below is a window of Gossypium hirsutum isolate 1008001.06 chromosome A12, Gossypium_hirsutum_v2.1, whole genome shotgun sequence DNA.
AGGTAAGCAGAGTAGAAACCAACACCGAATTGTCCAATCATACTAACATCAGCTCCAGCTTGCAATGCTTCCATGAACTCCTTGGTACCAGACCTTGCAATTGTACCCAAGTTATTCACCAAATCTGCATATACGAACAACAAAGCTCAAGTCAAGAATCTATGGTAGACTTGGTAGTACCAATTACCACAAACTATCAACACTATGGCAGGCGATTTAAGAATGTTAATACAAATATAACCTGCTTTAGTCATCCCAATACCACTGTCGATGATGGAGAGGGTCTTGCTAACCTTGTCTGGTACAAGCCTAATGAAAAGCTCAGGTTGAGCATCTAGTTTGCTCTTATCAGTCAAGCTTTCGAATCGAATTTTATCCAATGCCTACACACCATCACATAAAGAAAACTTAAATCGGAATATTCTAAGATCTAAATTCAAAACGAGTTCATATCCATTTTATTTCCAGAGTAACaattacaattaaaattttagttaaaaaaaaggCAATTacaattaaaacatcaaaatctattaTAAAATGTTTCTATATTGAACTTCCAGAAGATCAAAAATATTCGAATACCTATCAAATAACTAAActaattcaaatttcaaatttcaatagTAGCACTCAAAATAAAATTGCAGATAATAAAGGAATCTGAACTTTAAACAGATACATGAATCCGCATCTTCTACAGAAAATGAAGTTACCTAACCACTACGAATTACAATCTCTAAATACTCCGTAAAACAAATTGATTTACCAtccataaaatatcatcaaagagCAAATCACCACTTTGAACAAAAAAGGGCGCCAAACACTAGGCCAATCAGGAAAAAAGTTcattccaaacatcaagcatccGAATGCAAACCTTAGCCGTAGGAATATTTATTAAACAGAAAAGAAAACGCAAAAACAGAGAGATAAAGAATACGTACGTCAGAGGCATTGCTGATAATCTCACGAAGGAAAATCTCCTTGTTACTGTAAAAAGTATTGATGATCAAACTCAAAAGCTGATTGATCTCAGCCTGAAAGGCAAAGGTCTCTGCGTCAGCCATCTGCACGTCCGCCATTTCCCTCGTACACAACCAAACAGAACAGAAAAACGAAgcaaatttgaaaaagaaaggtGAGCAAAGGAAGCTAGGGGTTTTATACTTTGCTTTGTATAACAGAGAACTACACAACCAAACAGAACAGAAAAACAAAgcaaatttgaaaaagaaaggtGAGCAAAGGAAGCTAGGGGTTTTATACTTTGCTTTGTATAACAGAGAACTGATCTGATTTCAGAGAAAAGAATTTGAAGGTATTTATATATTGAATGAAGTTCTTCTAGTCCCTTCTTCTCAGCGTATATTATTTTAGCGAGGGAAAAAGAAGGGGGCGGGTGAGAGGTTCTGGATGGTTCTATGAAACGATGGCGTTTTCGTGATTTTCTTTCTGTTTGTAAGCGAGTCAACGGTGTTCGTTTATGAATTCGAATTGTCTTTTGCGGTGACGTTTTAGTTCGGCTGGGTGAACCGGCGGTTTAGGAAGAGAGTCGAGAATGTTCGCGCCAGCTATGATTATCTCGAATGTTCCCATTCAGGTAACCGTTTTTGTGGATGATCGTTGATTAGTATATGCTCCACTGATTCAATTTATCCTTTATgctgtattttcaaaaattaaaaattttgataaaaataatatacttctaaaatattttaaaaaaaaaaaagtgtataaGCTCGCACAAGCTTACGGTTTgtataaaggattaaattttaatggCTAAACATTCAATTTAGAATATTGTAAATGTAAGGGTTAAATAAATTAGGCTTAATCTTTGTAAAAATGTttagatttttcaatttaatttgagTAAAAATCAAATGATTATCAATGTTTTCAGaataaaatattacttaaaagataaaaacataatttgatatttgatatattatttttgaaaagcatTCATTTGAAGTTTacctttttatttaatcattttaaaagatTTGACTTccattaaaacatttattttgtaaatattagattcatatataattattttaaaagatttgTCCTTATATTAATAACCCCTCAAAGGTTGAACTCAATATAAACATCTatctagtttaattaaagtataaagaaaccaaaaagaaaaagagaatttttagatttaatttatttttataaataaatctaatttattttcataaataaataaaatatatttcatttagaGAAGGGGCCGAGTTGTCCGTGAGCCTAGTTGATCCGGACTCATACAAcgtattaatataataatattcatTTTATAGCTTCAACTTAGCCCAGCCCAATTTACGAGCAGAAATCTCGGACCAAATAAAATTAGAAGAATTTGGGCTAGGCTCATCCGCCCATATATTTAACTCATACTATATTCTATACCTAAAGCTTTAAAAAACACCTATCAACCATTTTCCTAAGCACCTAATATATGAACTGAAACGTTCCTAGAACAGATCACAATCGGAAAAGTTTTATAATATTAGCTGCACTTTAATAAGACTAATTTCAAactataaaatagataaaattattaaaagtttccGCTGATCGAACAAGTTTTTAACTGGACATCTTCAATGGGCAGTCTATCCTTAGCGACGGGACAATCAATTTCCTTTCGAGGCAACAAGTTACATGGTTCAGGGCTCACACGATTGGTAACTCCTTGAACATCACTGCAGTTCCATTGCACCCCCTTTGGCTTTGCAGCCAATTTGATGTTGACATTGGAAATGCAAATATCCGTAAATGGATGCTTTCCGATCCCGTCCAGTTGTGCCGATTGGGTGACGTTATCGGCCACAATGTCTCTATAATTGATCCCTTTGATCACAGGGAACGCGTTTTGGTCGAACTCCGCATCCGGATGCGAGCCGTAATCACCCGTCATCCAAAACACATACTTCATCGTATTCAACGTCATATTCCTAACGTAAACGTCTTTGACGTAAGCTCCTCTTCCCACCCCAGTTTTGATCCTCACACCGGATTCCGTATTGATCGCCGTTACGTCCTCGACTCTTACATCTTCAATTCCGCCAGACATCTCGCTCCCGAGAGCAATGGTGGCACTGCTTGGGGAAATGCAAGCGAACCTTCTGATCACTAGTTGTTTGGTCGGCATGTTGAATTTGATCCCGTATTCATCCCAGCCACTTTTAACAGCGATGCAATCGTCTCCAGAGACGATAAAACTGTCTTCGATACGGGTATTCGTGCACGAATCTGAAACAAAAAACATACACCGTCAAAACATCATATCAACTATGACAAACATGTTGTACCTGCGaatccaaaaacaaaacaaaccTGGGTCTATTCCATCAGTGTTGGGAGAATCAACCGGTGCAAAAACCGTCAAGTGTTGGATTATTATATCACTGCTGTATATGGGATGAACGTTCCATGATGGGGAGTTAACCAACGTTAGATTCGATATCTGGACTTGTTTCGAGTACATGATCTCGATCATGTAAGGCCTGGTAACAGTCATTTTATTGTCCCTGAACAGTTTCCACCAATATGAACCTTGGCCATCGATGGTGCCGTTGTTACCTTGTATTACAAGCCATATACTTAATCCCCCCACTTGATTAAAAGCTTGGAGAAGCTAAATGTGTTTTTGGGTTACCTGTAATGACAACATCAGTGAGGTTGGTGCCAAAAATAAGGCTGCTGAGCCTTCCACTAGGGGCATCCCTTCCCCTACCGTATGAAGGCAAAAGAGCAACAGGCGGCCACTCCGATTCATCCTGTTTGTTATTTTCAAAGGTTAGTTTCAGCAAGCATCAAGCAGGATTAATTATTATCACCATCACATTGCTTTTAAACAAGATCAAACTAGATTATGTATCTCCTTCAAAGTTATTCAATTTCTTATCAAGAAAAAGTGAAGGTGATAATGTTTTATCATGCTGTGTTGGttaatatacaaataattttttatatatttattaaattaaataaaactttttttattcacaAAGCCTTTACATGTACTAATTTAAGAGGTTTTTAGTGTATTAGATTgcagtattttaattttttaaaaaccaaaCCAAAGTGCACATTGGTtcagttcttcatatttttttttaaaaaaatatcatcttACATaggtttttttgttatttaaaaataaaacattatataaaattaaaaattaatcaaaaaataaattataaaattgggtttgattcaaatatttacAGTTTTTAACATATGGAGCAAATTCAATAAGATCAAACCAAATTTCTGGTCCTTGGAAATTTGGTAGGTTGTTGACCCACACACACTTTTCATACCACGTTCGGTAGCAGTGGCCTAAAATGTTTTGACTAACGGAAGAGGCCGATAATTTTATGACCTAACTGAAATCAAAAGCCGAAATTATAGGATTATATAATCAAGAAGTAGATGGTATTTCTAAACCTGAAAGTGGCAAATTTCGCCAAAGCCAACAactaaaaaacttaaaaaggGTTAATTTCACTAAACATCCTCAAATTTTAACTCAAAATCTAAATCAGtcctaaatttcaaaatgtttaattgaATGCTCAAACTACTAATCAAGTCTTTCTATCGACCTAACTATTAGCTTGGACATTAAATGATTGTTCAAATCGACATAcaatatatttaaaacaaataCTTGTATACTTATTGTATTGAGTAATTGGatctaacaaatttaaaaaataatcaaatccaAAATATCTTTACAATAAgtacaaatttatttataatttgatttcacaaattttaaatatgaagcTTACTTCAAATGGTTTAAAGTTTAGTAGCCACGCTTGCAATTAAATCAGCAAAGTATTGAGACGAGTGAGCGAGAAATCCAAGGCTCAAAAATTGTACCTGAGATCCAAGAATAACAGCATCTTTATGTACAAAAAGCGTAAAATGGCTGGTGAGATTAAAGCTTCCAGTTAGCCATTTCCCTGGCGGCACAATAAGCTGTGCACCACCGTCCGGCGCCACTTGGCTTAGATTCATAATCGCTGCTTCGAACGCCTTCGTGTTAGATGTTTTACCATCACCGATCCCCCCAAAATCAGTCAATACCGCGCTATGTTTGCGGCAATTCAGCGCCCGAAACGTGATGGTGCTCGTCGCAAGCCCCACTGCTCGAAATTCTGCTACATTCGGTCTCAGTAGTTCCAATAAAAATATAGCCGAGATCAGTGTCTCAAACACCTAATCAAATCAACGAACAGGTTTCAGTTTCTTTGTCGCATTTTATCGATCACCATCAAAGTTAAATAATAGAACATCAATATTTTCAAGAAAGGAAAAAGATAAATTAAAGAAGTGCAAATTGCAAACAAATACATTACCTGAGATTTTTTTGAAAACTCCATGTTCAGATATGAGCTCTATTGTGAGAATCAACTTGTAACGTTCACTGGAATAAAAAGGACAAAGCCTAAGTTTGCGTGCCTAGGCCAATCTCTTTTATGTAAATTACATATGTAGTCATTCaagtattaatatttttttctcgcttaattataaaaagttataaaataattatttaattatttgatttgtttattttttgtcaccaaactatttaaatttttattttttgctcaCTAATCATTAAATTACAAATGGGAAGATAATTTGGcagcttttaaaattggcataataacaactttaaccctTAACAATTATAAaatgtgtcaatttagtcttgattccaaaaaaattaaccctcaatatttacacattatataatttaagggttaatttttgtagttttacttttatttgtaacattaaggattaattttaaaagaataagaaaagatgaaaattatcaTCTTGGATTTTTTGGGGtttcaatt
It encodes the following:
- the LOC121211197 gene encoding probable polygalacturonase → MEFSKKSQVFETLISAIFLLELLRPNVAEFRAVGLATSTITFRALNCRKHSAVLTDFGGIGDGKTSNTKAFEAAIMNLSQVAPDGGAQLIVPPGKWLTGSFNLTSHFTLFVHKDAVILGSQDESEWPPVALLPSYGRGRDAPSGRLSSLIFGTNLTDVVITGNNGTIDGQGSYWWKLFRDNKMTVTRPYMIEIMYSKQVQISNLTLVNSPSWNVHPIYSSDIIIQHLTVFAPVDSPNTDGIDPDSCTNTRIEDSFIVSGDDCIAVKSGWDEYGIKFNMPTKQLVIRRFACISPSSATIALGSEMSGGIEDVRVEDVTAINTESGVRIKTGVGRGAYVKDVYVRNMTLNTMKYVFWMTGDYGSHPDAEFDQNAFPVIKGINYRDIVADNVTQSAQLDGIGKHPFTDICISNVNIKLAAKPKGVQWNCSDVQGVTNRVSPEPCNLLPRKEIDCPVAKDRLPIEDVQLKTCSISGNF